A region from the Haloarcula limicola genome encodes:
- a CDS encoding threonine synthase yields the protein MQTQSAFRGLVCTACEEAADPDEERCPDCGGVLVAAYETDSVDSTADLRPFSADDRIGIDEGETPSVSMPALADELGVASAALKDEGRNPTGSLADRKLAPAVTAAVQEGADRVATLSTGNGAQSAAAHAARAGVDSKGFVPSRCPFLNKAMVNVHGGDMRVVEGRYGDAVSVFEDSDDEFASLAPGHPFRVAGGTALALEILGGRDATPDAVVHPTGHGETVVGLERGFALAVEAGLAETVPRLYAAQPADCAPVADAVADGASDPIPVEHPDTIVGPLEVPDPAAGTAAIAALDATDGDAVAVSDEAVLEGAVDGCEMGPEVGATGGTAVAGARALADRGAFDDGDDVVLVNPVAGSKEADLLRSHLMSQGL from the coding sequence ATGCAGACGCAATCGGCGTTTCGCGGCCTCGTGTGTACGGCGTGTGAGGAAGCGGCCGACCCGGACGAGGAACGCTGTCCGGACTGCGGCGGCGTCCTCGTCGCGGCCTACGAGACGGACTCGGTCGATTCGACCGCCGACCTCCGTCCGTTCTCCGCCGACGACCGGATCGGCATCGACGAGGGCGAGACGCCGTCGGTGTCGATGCCCGCCCTCGCCGACGAACTCGGCGTGGCGAGCGCCGCGCTCAAGGACGAGGGACGCAATCCGACCGGGTCGCTGGCCGACCGGAAGCTCGCACCGGCGGTCACCGCGGCCGTCCAGGAGGGCGCGGACCGCGTCGCCACCCTCTCGACGGGCAACGGCGCGCAGTCGGCGGCGGCCCACGCCGCCCGCGCCGGCGTCGACTCGAAGGGGTTCGTCCCCTCGCGGTGTCCGTTCCTCAACAAGGCGATGGTGAACGTCCACGGCGGCGACATGCGCGTCGTCGAGGGCCGCTACGGCGACGCCGTATCGGTCTTCGAGGACAGCGACGACGAGTTCGCGTCCCTCGCGCCCGGCCACCCCTTCCGCGTCGCCGGCGGGACCGCCCTCGCGCTGGAGATACTCGGCGGTCGGGACGCGACCCCCGACGCCGTGGTCCACCCGACCGGCCACGGCGAGACGGTCGTCGGACTGGAACGCGGCTTCGCGCTCGCCGTCGAGGCGGGGTTGGCCGAGACGGTTCCACGACTCTACGCCGCCCAGCCGGCCGATTGTGCGCCCGTCGCGGACGCCGTCGCCGACGGCGCGAGCGACCCGATCCCGGTCGAGCATCCGGACACCATCGTCGGCCCGCTGGAGGTCCCCGACCCCGCCGCCGGCACCGCCGCGATCGCGGCCCTCGACGCGACCGACGGCGACGCCGTCGCCGTCTCCGACGAGGCGGTTCTGGAGGGCGCGGTCGACGGCTGCGAGATGGGACCGGAGGTCGGCGCGACCGGCGGCACCGCCGTCGCGGGCGCGCGAGCGCTGGCGGACCGGGGCGCGTTCGACGACGGGGACGACGTCGTCCTCGTCAACCCCGTCGCCGGGAGCAAGGAAGCAGACCTGCTTCGCTCGCACCTCATGAGTCAGGGGCTGTGA